Proteins encoded together in one Bradyrhizobium sp. CB82 window:
- a CDS encoding signal transduction histidine kinase, whose translation MSLTQFSVDDGPHSMDGLRLFARDGSERVEAFVGRKVMDVWAESAEHHGGRQSLLRDQYNALGELNLAAIQRIVSAKYQRGAAFNRQHPFIEVLFSDITESGEALDLSELVREVLPPAFHRLT comes from the coding sequence ATGTCACTTACACAATTTAGCGTCGATGACGGCCCTCATAGCATGGATGGGCTACGGCTTTTTGCCCGGGATGGAAGTGAACGCGTCGAGGCGTTCGTAGGCCGCAAAGTGATGGACGTCTGGGCCGAATCTGCCGAGCACCATGGTGGACGGCAAAGTCTGCTCCGCGATCAATACAATGCGCTTGGCGAGCTGAACCTTGCGGCGATCCAACGGATCGTGAGCGCAAAATACCAGCGGGGAGCCGCGTTCAACCGGCAACATCCTTTTATCGAGGTTCTGTTCTCGGACATTACGGAAAGCGGCGAGGCTTTAGATCTAAGTGAGCTCGTGCGAGAGGTTTTGCCGCCGGCATTTCATAGGCTGACTTGA